A single region of the Halopiger xanaduensis SH-6 genome encodes:
- a CDS encoding CPBP family intramembrane glutamic endopeptidase → METPARDRRDAAPLRSTLVAIGLTIFGVLVAPNVTTLPAFLLDPALIDGPAEASIAGRTALLTLNFVGMFLAGAIYLVVTDRGWSYVDLHVPSKRGWGYVGIGIASMIAFYILVNVVVTVLSLPSAENEVMRFIENDQTMVLIMIGIVFFFNAPAEEFLFRNIVQKRLYDAFSQTQAIVIASVIFALIHFFSYAVSSTSLLATMVPIVTVFGGSLIFGYLYAKSENLLVPIAAHATFNGIQFALFYIALEYELEEAAPTGEAVTAVLEVVAAVPL, encoded by the coding sequence ATGGAAACACCCGCTCGCGACCGTCGCGACGCCGCGCCGCTGCGGTCGACGCTCGTCGCCATCGGCCTGACGATCTTCGGCGTTCTCGTCGCGCCGAACGTCACGACGCTGCCCGCGTTTCTGCTCGATCCGGCGCTGATCGACGGGCCGGCGGAGGCGTCGATCGCCGGCCGAACGGCGCTGTTGACGCTGAACTTCGTCGGGATGTTCCTGGCCGGCGCCATCTATCTGGTCGTCACCGACCGCGGCTGGTCGTACGTCGACCTCCACGTCCCGTCGAAGCGGGGCTGGGGGTACGTCGGCATCGGTATCGCCAGCATGATCGCGTTCTACATCCTCGTGAACGTCGTCGTCACCGTCCTCTCCTTGCCGTCCGCGGAGAACGAGGTGATGCGGTTCATCGAGAACGACCAGACGATGGTCCTGATCATGATCGGCATCGTCTTCTTCTTCAACGCGCCCGCCGAGGAGTTCCTCTTCCGGAACATCGTCCAGAAACGGCTCTACGATGCGTTTAGTCAGACGCAGGCGATCGTCATCGCTAGCGTGATCTTCGCACTGATCCACTTCTTCTCCTACGCCGTCAGTTCGACCTCGCTGCTCGCGACTATGGTGCCGATCGTGACCGTCTTCGGCGGCTCACTTATCTTCGGCTACCTCTACGCGAAAAGCGAAAACCTCCTCGTCCCGATCGCCGCTCACGCCACGTTCAACGGCATCCAGTTCGCCCTGTTCTACATCGCGCTCGAGTACGAACTCGAGGAGGCGGCGCCGACCGGCGAGGCAGTCACTGCGGTTCTCGAGGTCGTCGCGGCGGTCCCGCTGTAG
- the hjc gene encoding Holliday junction resolvase Hjc — translation MSQAKGDRRERELVNELDEAGFAVMRAPASGSATERELPDVLAGDGEQFYAIEAKSSSGDPIYLTGEEVEALIYFAQNFGAKPRIGVRFDREDWYFFHPGDLYVTDGGNYRVKKETAVADGTDFAEFVGKSEKVTLEEIGDEDDGPDEDVLRVLNAVKQGVMDVEEAAEALE, via the coding sequence ATGTCTCAGGCGAAGGGCGACCGTCGCGAGCGCGAACTCGTCAACGAACTCGACGAGGCCGGCTTCGCGGTGATGCGCGCCCCCGCGAGCGGTTCGGCGACCGAACGCGAACTCCCCGACGTGCTCGCCGGCGACGGCGAGCAGTTCTACGCGATCGAGGCGAAATCGAGCTCCGGCGACCCCATCTATCTCACCGGCGAAGAAGTCGAGGCGCTGATCTACTTCGCGCAGAACTTCGGCGCGAAACCCCGCATCGGCGTCCGCTTCGACCGCGAGGACTGGTACTTCTTCCACCCCGGCGACCTCTACGTGACCGACGGCGGCAACTACCGGGTCAAGAAGGAGACGGCCGTCGCCGACGGCACCGACTTCGCCGAGTTCGTCGGCAAATCCGAGAAGGTGACCCTCGAGGAGATCGGCGACGAAGACGACGGCCCCGACGAGGACGTCCTGCGCGTGTTAAACGCCGTTAAACAGGGCGTAATGGACGTCGAGGAGGCGGCGGAGGCGCTCGAATAG
- a CDS encoding DUF6653 family protein: protein MSTRDGDDAAARNARLERFEGAFWERHANPKSGWSRVLLGLFVPVALYRRDWRLLAVVAVGLGINPIFFARPDPETENWMTRGVRAERWWLDGGDGTFGLDWPNVLNTANVPLYGYALYAAYKRRPIRAAVTYGLSMACKFAWIEAIARRYDRRDGGV from the coding sequence ATGTCGACTCGAGACGGCGACGACGCGGCGGCCCGGAACGCGCGACTCGAGCGCTTCGAAGGCGCGTTCTGGGAGCGCCACGCGAACCCGAAAAGCGGCTGGTCGCGGGTCCTGCTCGGCCTGTTCGTTCCGGTCGCGCTCTACCGGCGGGACTGGCGCTTGCTCGCCGTGGTAGCGGTCGGCCTCGGAATCAACCCGATCTTCTTCGCCCGGCCGGACCCGGAGACGGAGAACTGGATGACCCGCGGCGTCCGGGCCGAGCGGTGGTGGCTCGACGGCGGGGACGGCACCTTCGGGCTCGACTGGCCGAACGTCCTCAACACCGCGAACGTGCCGCTGTACGGCTACGCCCTGTACGCGGCGTACAAGCGCCGCCCGATTCGCGCGGCCGTCACGTACGGCCTCTCGATGGCCTGTAAGTTCGCGTGGATCGAAGCGATCGCGCGGCGGTACGATCGCCGCGACGGTGGGGTATAA
- a CDS encoding SWIM zinc finger family protein, producing the protein MKTTASPKAPLPVPTPDHLEERSLRARVEPMAVLALGDGLYEVESASESTYLVDLGAGRCTCPDHVFRGARCKHVRRVAIEITEGRTPPPGEIAVECYDCGETLFVDEDVAEPCYCDDHEIRPGDTVRDRETGDRLTVVDVSDYRSDAVEIGTTGGTVAEYATNEDYDPGVPVVGAVYPHASVKPNGVVPSSLKVYAFPRTRLEKVTADY; encoded by the coding sequence ATGAAAACAACAGCATCACCGAAAGCACCGCTTCCCGTTCCGACTCCCGACCACCTCGAAGAGCGCTCGCTGCGCGCCCGCGTCGAGCCGATGGCCGTGCTCGCGCTGGGCGACGGCCTCTACGAGGTCGAATCCGCCAGCGAGAGCACCTACCTCGTCGACCTCGGAGCCGGCCGCTGCACCTGTCCGGACCACGTCTTCCGCGGCGCCCGCTGCAAGCACGTTCGTCGCGTCGCGATCGAGATCACCGAGGGACGCACCCCGCCGCCGGGCGAGATCGCCGTCGAGTGCTACGACTGCGGCGAGACGCTGTTCGTCGACGAAGACGTCGCCGAACCGTGCTACTGCGACGATCACGAGATTCGTCCCGGCGATACGGTTCGCGACCGCGAGACCGGCGATCGACTTACCGTCGTCGACGTCTCCGACTACCGTTCCGATGCGGTCGAGATCGGGACGACCGGCGGCACGGTCGCCGAGTACGCGACCAACGAGGACTACGATCCCGGCGTCCCCGTCGTCGGCGCGGTCTACCCTCACGCCAGCGTCAAGCCGAACGGCGTCGTCCCCTCGTCGCTGAAGGTCTACGCCTTCCCGCGGACGCGCCTCGAGAAGGTTACCGCCGACTACTGA
- the pspAB gene encoding PspA-associated protein PspAB, translating to MGLLDGLRAALGLRAETDARRDADPDDLFGMSTAYLTMEADLGYESLDIGALCFSGVDSHSFSETVDEVVSILEAGQEETGTEFSVSEDDHGYHWVILEDDDPEDLITSMHFAADTFIERDYGSRLLAAVFAYADRDGDPAYWIYSFRRGAYYPFAPRDGRERDSGAEFKLESALDGELEIEREKEYWYPLWPSERGTHPWE from the coding sequence ATGGGACTGCTGGACGGACTCCGCGCCGCCCTCGGGTTGCGCGCCGAAACCGACGCCCGGCGCGACGCCGACCCCGACGACCTGTTCGGGATGAGTACCGCCTATCTGACGATGGAAGCGGATTTGGGCTACGAATCGCTCGATATCGGGGCCCTGTGTTTCTCCGGCGTCGACTCGCACAGCTTCAGCGAAACCGTCGACGAAGTCGTCTCGATCCTCGAGGCCGGCCAGGAGGAGACAGGCACCGAGTTCTCCGTTTCGGAGGACGACCACGGCTACCACTGGGTGATCCTCGAGGACGACGACCCCGAGGACCTGATCACGAGCATGCACTTCGCCGCGGACACGTTCATCGAACGCGACTACGGCTCGCGGCTGCTGGCGGCCGTCTTCGCCTACGCGGACCGGGACGGCGATCCCGCCTACTGGATCTACTCGTTCCGCCGGGGCGCCTACTACCCCTTCGCGCCCCGCGACGGCCGGGAACGCGACTCGGGCGCGGAGTTCAAACTCGAGTCGGCGCTGGACGGCGAACTCGAGATCGAACGCGAGAAGGAGTACTGGTATCCGCTCTGGCCCAGCGAGCGGGGGACCCATCCCTGGGAGTGA
- a CDS encoding outer membrane protein assembly factor BamB family protein, giving the protein MTEWNQFKGDPQNGGLRRDLEGPVRLEEAWSVDLAAPVGPPVLDHETVYAGTERGTLFALDRETGRRRWAVETQAATDEAPVATRDRVAFATADGIVRAVDRATGDPAWRTELQGTEPTALALSEAGDRLYVGHTAGSTALAVDSGEAVWTHETETRVVGCPAIADDRAWAGPRVYVATAGEAVICLEAESGEENWTTPADGPAVAGPTVAADLVYVADESGTLLAMNADSGQPWFSYEIDGPLASSPTVLPDAETTFVGAADGYLHVTDTTFGRRKLRGWLFSKKGVPLDGPVSASPVVVGNVLCVADETGSLYGLDVADGCSHLWHRALDGAISHAPAVGRERLYVGDDDDGTLTCLAWTPGEPRP; this is encoded by the coding sequence GTGACCGAGTGGAATCAGTTCAAGGGCGACCCGCAAAACGGCGGCCTTCGACGCGATCTCGAGGGGCCGGTCCGACTCGAGGAGGCGTGGTCGGTCGACCTCGCCGCCCCGGTCGGGCCGCCGGTGCTGGATCACGAAACTGTCTACGCGGGTACCGAGCGCGGCACGCTCTTCGCGCTCGATCGCGAGACCGGCCGGCGGCGGTGGGCCGTCGAGACGCAGGCTGCGACCGACGAGGCGCCAGTTGCGACTCGCGACCGGGTGGCGTTCGCCACCGCGGACGGTATCGTCCGCGCGGTCGATCGCGCGACCGGCGATCCGGCGTGGCGAACGGAACTGCAAGGCACAGAGCCGACCGCGCTCGCGCTGTCAGAGGCGGGCGATCGGCTCTACGTCGGACACACGGCCGGCAGTACCGCGCTCGCAGTCGACAGCGGTGAGGCCGTCTGGACCCACGAGACCGAAACGCGAGTCGTCGGCTGTCCGGCGATCGCCGACGACCGAGCGTGGGCCGGCCCGCGCGTGTACGTCGCCACTGCGGGCGAAGCCGTGATCTGCCTCGAGGCCGAGTCCGGCGAGGAGAACTGGACGACGCCCGCGGACGGGCCCGCGGTCGCGGGACCGACGGTCGCGGCGGACCTCGTCTACGTCGCCGACGAGTCCGGCACGCTGCTCGCGATGAACGCCGACTCGGGCCAGCCGTGGTTTTCCTACGAGATCGACGGGCCGCTCGCGTCGTCGCCGACGGTGCTGCCCGACGCGGAGACGACGTTCGTCGGCGCCGCGGACGGCTACCTCCACGTCACCGACACGACCTTCGGCCGCCGCAAGCTTCGCGGCTGGCTCTTCTCGAAGAAGGGCGTTCCGCTGGACGGGCCGGTCAGTGCGAGTCCGGTGGTCGTGGGCAACGTGCTCTGCGTCGCCGACGAGACCGGGTCGCTGTACGGACTCGACGTCGCCGACGGCTGTTCGCACCTCTGGCACCGCGCGCTCGATGGCGCGATCTCACACGCCCCTGCGGTCGGCCGGGAGCGGCTGTACGTCGGCGACGACGACGACGGAACCCTCACCTGCCTCGCGTGGACGCCCGGCGAGCCGCGGCCCTGA
- the radA gene encoding DNA repair and recombination protein RadA: MPDADLETLPGVGPATAEKLQDAGFDSFQSLAVASPSELSNTADVGESTAADIVNAARDAADVGGFETGSTVLERRNKIGKLSWHIDEVDDLLGGGIETQSITEVYGEFGSGKSQVTHQMAVNVQLPKEVGGLHGSAMFIDSEDTFRPERIDDMVRGLPDDVIEATLEDREIEGSADNEEALDELVDAILEKIHVAKAFNSNHQMLLAEKAQELASEHEDSEYPIRLLAVDSLTAHFRAEYVGRGELADRQQKLNKHLHDLDKVGNLYNTAVIVTNQVASNPDSFFGDPTQPIGGNILGHKSTFRIYLRKSKGDKRIVRLVDAPNLADGEAVMRVEDGGLKPE; this comes from the coding sequence ATGCCCGACGCAGATCTCGAGACGCTCCCCGGCGTTGGACCGGCAACCGCAGAGAAACTCCAGGACGCAGGCTTCGACTCCTTCCAGAGTCTCGCCGTCGCCTCGCCCTCCGAACTGTCGAACACGGCCGACGTCGGCGAGTCCACCGCCGCGGACATCGTCAACGCCGCCCGCGACGCCGCCGACGTCGGCGGCTTCGAGACCGGCTCGACCGTCCTCGAGCGACGGAACAAGATCGGCAAGCTCTCCTGGCACATCGACGAGGTCGACGACCTGCTCGGCGGCGGGATCGAGACCCAGTCGATCACCGAAGTGTACGGCGAGTTCGGCTCCGGGAAGTCCCAGGTCACCCACCAGATGGCCGTCAACGTCCAGCTGCCCAAGGAGGTCGGCGGCCTCCACGGCAGCGCGATGTTCATCGACAGCGAGGACACGTTCCGCCCCGAGCGGATCGACGACATGGTTCGGGGCCTCCCGGACGACGTCATCGAGGCCACCCTCGAGGACCGCGAGATCGAAGGCTCGGCCGACAACGAGGAGGCGCTCGACGAACTCGTCGACGCCATCCTCGAGAAGATCCACGTCGCGAAGGCGTTCAACTCCAACCACCAGATGCTGCTGGCCGAGAAGGCCCAGGAGCTGGCCAGCGAACACGAGGACTCGGAGTATCCGATCCGCCTGCTTGCGGTCGACTCCCTGACCGCCCACTTCCGCGCCGAGTACGTCGGTCGTGGCGAACTCGCAGACCGACAGCAGAAGCTCAACAAGCACCTGCACGACTTAGACAAGGTCGGCAACCTCTACAACACCGCGGTCATCGTCACGAACCAGGTCGCGTCGAACCCCGACTCGTTCTTCGGCGACCCGACCCAGCCGATCGGCGGGAACATCCTCGGCCACAAGTCCACCTTCCGCATCTACCTCCGCAAGTCCAAGGGCGACAAGCGGATCGTCCGCCTGGTCGACGCGCCGAACCTCGCCGACGGCGAGGCCGTCATGCGCGTCGAGGACGGCGGCCTGAAGCCCGAGTAA